CTTATTTATCTTCAGCAGTTACAACACGTTGTATTGAAAACAGTTTAATTCTACTTCAGTTGAAATAGCAACACTTTCCTcatgaaaaaatacagtatgtgcaagGACCAAAATTCGGCAACTCAACAGAGTGGCTGATCTGTGTACATGACCTACGTCAGACTCTCCAGTTTACAATGTGGACTCTCCAGTCCAGCAGAAAGTAGCTTCACTCCTgaatcctgcaggttgttcagACTaaggtccaggtgtctcagatgggaggggttggacttcagagctgaggccacagAACTACAGCTGATCTCTGATAAGCTGCAATCACTCAGTCTCAAGAGAGAATTTAGCAAAATCAAAGTCATAACCTGGTAATAATACTTTAACAAACATAATCTGGTCTGGTTTTAAAAGCAGACTTTGTCCTGATCAATGGGCTTTAGTCTTATTTTAGTTGAGTGACTATTCTCTCATGCACACTCGACACACTCGACATGGACTGAACCTTTGTGAACTTcttttgtaaatactgtatatacaccaCAGATTACTAAAGATTATGCAAAACAGGTCTGCATCACTTGGTGGTCAaaacaatgtaatgtaatgttagAATGCTTTTAGATTAGACTAATGTAAGTTAGAGTTCCACGAAACTAAAGGCTGATTCATTGCAAGCCACCACAAGGACCATAATTAGTCCTGCATTAAAACATCACTGACGTTTGCACTTATAGGTGTGTGTTGCTAAAAGGGAGACATGAAGTGCAATCTTAGAAGTTGGTTGGCATTCTAGATTTGTGAATTTCAAGGGGGGCACCATGCTGACACTGTagcctcacagaaagaagggCCTAGGTTTGCAGGGGCCTTTCTGAGTTTGCAAGTGCTtgagtgggttttctccaggtattctggtttcctcccacagtccaaaaacatgtatgtcaggttgattggtgactctaaattgcccataggagtgagtgtgagtgtgtgaggtagtttgtctctatgtggccctgagatggactggtgacctgtccagagtgtacccgtgcctttcacccaaagaaagctgggataggttccagcagattcCTGGGGCCCTAATTAATAATAagcaagtatagataatggatggatggattttaagGTGTAAATAAGtgtaacatttaaatattacataaaaatctaattCCAATGAATGTAGTCATTAAACAGCTAAAAACCttagagtctccagtctacagtgtggactctccAGTCCAGCAGAAAGTAGCTTCACCCCGGAATCCTGCAAGTTGTTTCTACTCAAGTCCAGGTATCTCAGATGGGAGGTGTaggacttcagagctgagaccagacaATCACAGCTGGTCTCTGTCAGACCACAGTTAGCAAGTCTGTGGATGAAGAAACAATATAATTACTAAAGAGTCTTCTCACTGCCATCTTCACAACACAAACTTAAAATgtatacttttttaaaaattgaatatTTGTGTTCCAATTAACGACAGGTTTGTCAGTcccaagcttttattttggtgaacCTTCAGTgatgtgtttctattttttttagacCTTGGTTATAATTGCTGTGATTGAATAAAAGACACAGCCATTTTTTGTCAGTTGCCAGATTGTCTTTAATCCTTTTATGCTCGTGTATCCTGTGCATCATCTGATGGCCAGTCTGTCTAAGTGCCTGTTTTTGACTCAGTCTGTCCTTAACAAAGCCACCTGCCCACTCCCCGTCAGTTACTCTGCTAGCCTGTCTACAACTAGCCTGACTCTGACCCCATTAGTCCCTGACTAAGATCTCTGTCTACTCCCAGTCTCCTGTCTGCTTTTTGCAATCTGCCTCAGTTCCGGTTTCCTGCCCGCTTTCCAAAACCCTTCTCTGCATTGAGTTAAACTCTTTCCCACTCTAATCTGCCTGCCTGCTTCCCTGACACCCCTATGTGCATTTATCAAGGCTTCACAGACCTGCCAACCTATATGCATTTTGATATCAAAGTACTCTGGTATGATTTATTGTATGCAAAAAGCTGGTGATGCCTTTTGAGTCTGAGTGATTATGTAGTAACTAATTCCACACCTCGTTAGGTCATAGACAGAACATCTAGCCTtctgaaaatcaaaataaaaggtTACTGTTaatgttagctaatgttagcataaCATGCCTCATTCTCCTCTCTCATCTGGTTCCAGTAAAACCCTTTGTTTCTGATCCTGTCTTGTGGGTGTGCTTGTCTGGCATTTGAGTCCATCTTAAAAACTGTATCCTGACACTTTCAAAATAACTGCCAACATCcatatttctgaaaatgttacAAATTAACAACTTCTTAGATAGTATTGTTAGTACTGAACATAACCATCTTCAAAgtgtgaaaaaataatttttgatttttaaaggaTATTCTTGACTGGGTGAGCAAGATGCAGCTAATGTCCAAAATGTTTGAGCAGTTAAAAATGTACAAAGCAAAAGAAGTAAATGAACTCACAAAAGTGACTCCAGCCTACAATGTGGACTCTGTAGTGCATCAGAGAGAAGTTTAACTCCCGAATCCTGTGATTTGCTTCCTGTCatgtccagttctgtcagatgggaggggttggacttcagagctgaggccacagCTTCATGGTGAGTCTCTGAGAGCAAACATTCACCAAGTCTGAATATAGAATTAATatagttaaaacaaaaataaagtaaaaacaaaataaataacaaaaaaaatttatttaaaatatattaaataatgaatataaagTCAGTGATATAATCTACAATATATAACTACATATtatgacagaaacacactaataatgataatgtaaatgaaaataacaatcgaataatcaataataataatccaaaaTGCCCATAAATGCCCTCCTCTCCACGTCAAAACAGTgacttttttctgaaacagaaaaaaaatgactggcatcccacttaaataaataaaactgtctgtGTCAATGAAAAACAAGTCTCTCAGAAAAAGATCAGGATGGGCACTTCAAGGTAAAATGCTACTCAATATTTGTtgataaatatttgaatattatttaataaatcaTATACCTCCAACCTGACCCAGCTCCAGTCTGCTCCTATTTCCAGACTGTTGTGCTGACTGCACCCAGTGCCTTGCCTTTAGATGTCTATGCAGAGTTGTTATATGCAAAGTTAACCTGGCCCTGGCTGAATTGGCACtatttgtttctgctctttgtaTTTGGCGATAGAGTAAAATTATATGCTGACCTCGTTATCACATTATTTCCAGGCGCTGGCAAAAGCAAGCAAAAAcagttgctttgtttttaaagacaaaacaaaaatcacaaattttttttttcaattaaatgaCTATTACAGTATTCGAAAATTGTTGCTTATCCCTAGAAAAGGACCCACACcaacaaacaaaatcagaagacaaattaaagaataaaaaaaaaaaaaaatcaaataactaGTTAATTAGATGCATTTGTCAGTTGTAATACTTTCAGTACCATTGCAACGTTTTCAGTAGTATTTCCAAAGGTTAAtttcaatgaaagaaaagtTACAGTCGCTTTCCTGTCTCCATAGAGGCCTGTTCTTTACAGCTATTTTTATGGACAGGTAAGCCTGGTGACGataaatgattttattgtttctcCATCAAATAGATGTTAGAACTTCAGTAGCTTTCAGTAGAGCCTCAACACAcgagtgtttgtttttgtgtacatttatatCTCTACCTGTGGTAACAAAACATTCTGTTTTATATGTTCTTCACTGGATCACCTGAACTGTCTCATTTATCACCTGCGACACAGCTGCCCCTCATTTGCTAATTAGTTCCTCAAAGGATCTTTGGATTAGGCATTTCCCAGATGCTCCATGTTGCCTGGTTACACAGAATCACTTGTCTGTTCTTGCTAAGCTGTTTACCTGTAAAGCCTTGTCATTCTATTGTCAATTATAGATTCATGATTAAACATAGACTTGAGAAACTATGACCCAGTCACAAGAGCTGTACAGTGTATGATGATAATTCAAGTTGGACTTACACAGcttttctgcagttcctcacagctggaatcagtctcagtCGTCCCATCCATGTTGTGTTGTACTTATCGAGGTCTAAATCATCGAGGACCTcatctgacatctgcagcatgtaggccacAGCTGAGCACTGAATCTGAGAGagtctcttctctgatctgttctCTGACTTCAgaaactcttggatctcctgatggactgagtggtcattcagctccatcagacagtggaagatgttgatgcttctgtcaggagataTAAACTTAGCTTCTTTCTCCTTCAAGTTGTTTATGActctctggatggtttctgggctgttctctgtctgacccagcaggcctcctaaaagtctctggttggactccagacagaggccatgaaggaagcggacgaacaggtccaggtggccagTTTTACTTTCCAGGGACTTCTCCATGGCTTTATATAGGAAGTCATCAAGGGAGGGGTAATGGTCATCTTCCCggtcatcatcttcatcataaTCAATGAATGGCTCATCTTCAATATTTTCCCAATATTCCAGGAACTTCTCCAGTATGTCTTTCTTCCTGTTggtgtaacagtggaccatgtagactgcagccataaactcctgaacactcagatgaacaaagcaatAGACTGATTTCTGGATTATCACACgctctcttttgaagatctctgtacaaATACCTGAGTACACTGAGGCCTTTGtgacatccagaccacactgctccaggtcttcttggtagaacatgatgtttctTTTCTCAAGATGTTCAGAtgccagcctccccagcttcagaagaacttcccTGTCAGCCTCAGTCAACTCCTGTGGACTTGTCTCATGTCCCTCatggtacttgtgcttcttcctgtttgtctgaaccagcaggaagtgtgagtacaggtcagtcagggtccTGGGCAgctctcttctctgctctgtggtcaacatgtgttccagaactgtagcagtgatccagcagaagactgggatttgacacatgatgtggaggctccttGATGCTTTGATGTGTGAGAGcattctgctggacagctcttcatcactggacctcctcctgaagtactcaTCCTTCTGGGCgtcagtgaagcctcggacttctgtcaTCCTGTCCACACATGTAGGagggatctgattggctgctgcaggtcgtgaagttatccagaccagagctgagggaagcagattcccctggatgaggtttgtcagcagctcatTCACtgaggcctcctgtgtgacatcagacactACCTTCCTGTTTTTGAAATCtagtgaaagtctgctttcatccaggccatcaaagatgaacagaactttacagagagccagctgctctgctgtgaccttctgtaatgttggatggaaaacatggagaaGCCTAAGAAGACTGATCTGTtcatctttgatcaggttcagctccctgaaggaaagcaggaccagcagactgacatCTTGGTTTTCTGAGGTGTCTGCCCAGTCTAGAGTGAACTTCTGCACTgaaaaggtttttccaacaccagcaaCGCCAttggtcagaaccactctgatgggtctctgctggtcaggggaggATTTAAAGATCTTGTGGGACTTGATTGGAGTATCATGGAAGGTATTCATCTTGTaagtggtctccagctgcctgacctcatgttgggtattaacctcttcactcagtccctctgtgatgtagagatcagtgtagatcctgttgaggagggtttcacttcctgttggatcagtTCCTTCAGTTACGTGTTCACATCTCCTCTTCAGACTCgtcttatgttgatctaaaatcacctgcagaccagagtccactgtaagacaagaaaaaaggctctaatcaaaatgacatttgttttacaCAGTCTTGACTGTAAAGGAACCAATTGAAATGTCCTACTGGTTGTGGATTGTTctccaaactgaaaacagggacagtctcctggtgaaccagactggtGCCAGTATGAGGTGATGCACCTTCTACAGAACCAGTGTCCACAACTGGTAGAGACTGGGTCCTTCAGGACATCCTGACACAAAGCACtcaacagctgctgctcctcagaaacatgactccccaTTCTATCCCTGTGGGCATGAAAAGAAATTTGTTGGTTTATCAGTAGTTGTGTTTATACTTACTATAAAAACTGTTAGTGTTATCAATTCTTCTGTGTTGAAATTGACTGAAGCTGAAATTGATCAGCTGTTAACTGATCAGGCTGTGAGAAGTAAGGAAGTGTTAGCACTTCAGACTTCAGCTATAAAGAGTGTGGAGAAAATTAACAAGTAGCCacttttttggtttgtttcagATTGAATTATAACAAATGCAGCTCAGTGTCTAGTTCTAGctctttgttatcatttactattaaattgtttttggtccagatttgtgtttttagttctCTGAAATGTATTTAGTGCTGCCCTCAACCTGGATAATCCACAGAACCCACTGGAAATCTAAgcagtttaatgtttttaacaatGTTTCATCCCATCTGATTTACACTAATGTCAAAAAAGCCAGCAGACCTCTGCCCTGTGTTGATTTTATACAGCTGCTGGGGTTGTGGTACTCATTTAACCATATATATGTGATGACAGTTTCTGAGAGAGTCAGATTCAGACACtgagatgacagacagaaaggctGCTACCAGATCAGGCAATGGTGCTCCCTTTGAGAGGCCTGGTACAGCCCTGCCTTGTGTCTGTGGAATGAGatttgagacaaaaaaaaactgaacagaaatgaggacactaaaagtgtaaatatttttttcagtttagttttttttcagttctccttttttcagtttcagttctggCGCAAAAGTCTTGTGGGGGCGGGTGTTACAAGATCGTATCCTCATTGGCCAGTTAGTTTTGAGTGACTGTTATTGTACTTTGTTCTTACTCGTCAGCTAATGTTGCCAGGGGTGTTGTGCTGAATAGTGTGTCTGCCTGGAGACTGATTACTGGCAGCAGGAGCACTCAGGCTGTTAAAAGTGATGCTACCTtaataaagttagaaaatagCCACTGCGTACTTGTGGTAGATGGAAGGTATATCTTTGCAAAACTTGCATTTTTGGTAATTGAATAATCATAATAGCAGCCAAAGGTAGGTAGGTGTACATTCTTCAGTCACAGCTCCTGGATGGAGGTGACTGTCTGTGATTATCTGCAACATTTGTCTGTGACATATGTTGATTTCTTTCTGCTAGAGAAACTagagctgtgttttgtgttcctACTCGTTAAATCACCTTCACGTTAGTTTACAGAAGAAACAGTCTCTTACAGTCTCTTGGCTGCATGTCCAGGTCCATTACTGAAGTCTGGACATCTGGCTTTGGACCAGTCACTCTTcatagacagacaggtggatCCTGGAGaatctggtctctgtctgtgagAACCACAAAATTTTACACATATTATTAATTGTAAAGACTGAATAGATTGTTTTTACCACCCATTGCAGTTCCCGGTTTTCACCCTTGGAGCAGCTGTAGAACCAGACCAAAAGTCCATCAGTTAGCACGCTCTCTACGACACAGTGATAAAAATTCACCAGGACTTCTTGACGAAGTTTGGCTCCTCTCAGTTTATTCAGATAGTGCTGCTGGGCCTTCCCTATGCAAAGGTGGTGTTATTGCCCCACGGTAAGTCCTCTGTCACAGTTAGGCCGAGCAATTTAAACCTGGTGACCGTCTTGTTTCCAATAAGGAGTGATGAATGGGTGATGTCTGTATTCCTGCGGAATTCCACGATTATTTTCTTGGTCTTCTTGATGTTGAGGTCATCACACCATGCTGCCAGGTGTTCCATTTCCCTTCTGTAGAGGGCCACATCATTATTGGTGATGAGGTCTAGCACCATGGTGTTGTTGGTGAACTTTATGATGCCATTTGAAGGAAAAGAGGCACAGCagttgtgtgtgtaaagtgtgtaCAGTAATGGACTGCATACACCACCCTGGGGGGCCCTGATTTTAATACTGTCGATGAGACATGATTGGCTAATCATACACACTACTTTCACAATATGTAAGTGAATAACTGGTGGTAAGGACATTTAAAACAATCAGCAAATAATAAACGTTCTTTCTTTTATGTGACGAGGAAGTCTCTTACTTTGTGTCTAAGGATCTAGGTTTGTTAGTGAAGTCTGGACTTCTGTCCTTGGACCAGTCACTCttcatagacagacagatggatcctggagaccctggtctgtcctcCTTTTCATCGCCACAAACACTCATCTTCTGTGGTCTTAGAAGGAAATGAGGGACCCTGAAGATCAAAGGAACAAAGTAAGTCAGTGTTCCACCTGTACGGGCAGCAGCTTCTTATGGATTGAACATTAGTTTAAgactctggggtctgaggggttttggggccctggacaaattttgacatgccctgacatttctgcttttttcagttgcttttaaacatattaatagctaaagtctgataacactaatcagcacaaactgggctacaataatatgtgagcagcaagtttatacatgattgtgcttttgagaaaacagtatttatgcatggttagtgaaaaactacaattttttagtcactgaaataagaccataaaactaaaacagaacattggttcacaagactttggagaactgcatgtaggctaaagtgtttacttcataatgatgtgaaagtcatcttgttcacttattcacagtaaacaatacactgatttaaattttctaagacactttttgtccaaaaaggccatatgcaagaagatGTGTCTCagcatgaatagtcatgtgatttacctgagaagacaaaagacacactcaacgaccagacaaaggcatgcataatgagcctttcagtcagtgtggctgagaggggattagtgcagcacaatacaatacaatgcagagccaaacatttgtcatttgagttaaaatcatgtcatttctcgggggcgtgcacatatttacctggttcacctgagattatttacatgtgaacagtgaacagagtacaaggggggggtcgcattacctgttGTGATATCGTCATAAAGCCTACGAAAGAGGCCAGGGAGGTTGGTCTTCATTCAATTAGTTTTTATTGCCAAGCACCAACAACTCACTTCGTAACTCCAGGGTGTGACAACCTCCCGGGAATGAATTCCTCCTAACTGTCTGAGTCCCAACACTAGAGCGCCCTCTAGTGACTACAACCAGCAACAACACGTAACCAATACACTATATAACACCCCTCCCCCCTTAAGAATAAAGTACtctctaatttaaaaaaaaaaataaaaaaaaaataaaaacagagaactACATGGCATGAACTACCACAAGatataaaaatagtaaatattAGCAATCCtctccccccttttttttttttttttttttttttttttttacaacagtATTCGAAACAAAACATACACTCCTAATTCCCACACTCCTAACTCCAAGTGCTGTAGTCTACTTTGCAAAGTCCTTCAAGTGAGCTGGTGGTCTCCTATTCCTTTGTGATCGACGCAGCTCTTTAACTGGTGAACTCTCCGTTATTTCGCCTTCTGTGCTGAGTTCTTCACTTGTTACCACCACAGCCTCAGCTTGTTCAGTTCCCGTATCTACCTGCTCTTGCTCGTATCGCCTGCATTGGATTACTGGAATCCCCTTTCTGTCCATTGAACAACTGATCCACATGTCTCCTGACAACATTGCCATTTCCCAACTTGACAGTATAAGAAACGGGGCCTGTAATGCCCTGAATTAGGCCTGGTATCCACTTTGGTCCAAAGCCATAGTTCCTTGTGTACACAGAGTCTCCTACTCTGAAATGGCGCTCTCTGACATGCCTGTCATGATTAGCTTCCTGATTTGCttgttttgctttcactttTTGCTTTAAGTCTGGGTGAATGAGATCCAAGGTGCACCTCAATTTCCTTCCCATCAACAACTCAGCAGGTGACATACCTGTTGTAGATTGAGGGGTGATGCGATAGTTAAACAAGGCTCTGTTCAACTTTGTCTCCAATGTATCTCCTGTGCTTCTCTTCATTAACTCCTTGAATGTTTGCACTGCTCTCTCCGCTAACCCGTTAGATGAGGGGTGATAAGGTGCTGATGTGACGTGAGTGACTCCATTTCGACTTCTTCATTCAACTTCTTCATTTGATCACTTACAAAACACTGAGCATTATCTGACACAATCATCTCCGGAATCCCATGTATGCAGAAACTGCTTCTCAGACATCTGATGGTTGCTTCCGATGTCGCTGATTTTACCGGATATACCTCTAACCACTTTGAGTGTGCATCAACTATCACTAAGAACATTTTCCCCATCATAGGCCCTGCATAATCAATGTGTAGTCTTCTCCATGGTTTCTCCGGCCACTCCCAGGGATGTAACGGAGCGCTGGCCGGggccttcctgttttcctggCATGTGGGGCATGACTTTACCTTATTCTCAATGTCCGTATCCATATAAGGCCACCACATGTAGCTTCTTGCCA
The Mastacembelus armatus unplaced genomic scaffold, fMasArm1.2, whole genome shotgun sequence DNA segment above includes these coding regions:
- the LOC113137741 gene encoding NACHT, LRR and PYD domains-containing protein 12-like isoform X1 translates to MSVCGDEKEDRPGSPGSICLSMKSDWSKDRSPDFTNKPRSLDTKQRPDSPGSTCLSMKSDWSKARCPDFSNGPGHAAKRLHKAGLYQASQREHHCLIWDRMGSHVSEEQQLLSALCQDVLKDPVSTSCGHWFCRRCITSYWHQSGSPGDCPCFQFGEQSTTMDSGLQVILDQHKTSLKRRCEHVTEGTDPTGSETLLNRIYTDLYITEGLSEEVNTQHEVRQLETTYKMNTFHDTPIKSHKIFKSSPDQQRPIRVVLTNGVAGVGKTFSVQKFTLDWADTSENQDVSLLVLLSFRELNLIKDEQISLLRLLHVFHPTLQKVTAEQLALCKVLFIFDGLDESRLSLDFKNRKVVSDVTQEASVNELLTNLIQGNLLPSALVWITSRPAAANQIPPTCVDRMTEVRGFTDAQKDEYFRRRSSDEELSSRMLSHIKASRSLHIMCQIPVFCWITATVLEHMLTTEQRRELPRTLTDLYSHFLLVQTNRKKHKYHEGHETSPQELTEADREVLLKLGRLASEHLEKRNIMFYQEDLEQCGLDVTKASVYSGICTEIFKRERVIIQKSVYCFVHLSVQEFMAAVYMVHCYTNRKKDILEKFLEYWENIEDEPFIDYDEDDDREDDHYPSLDDFLYKAMEKSLESKTGHLDLFVRFLHGLCLESNQRLLGGLLGQTENSPETIQRVINNLKEKEAKFISPDRSINIFHCLMELNDHSVHQEIQEFLKSENRSEKRLSQIQCSAVAYMLQMSDEVLDDLDLDKYNTTWMGRLRLIPAVRNCRKAVLGECLLSETHHEAVASALKSNPSHLTELDMTGSKSQDSGVKLLSDALQSPHCRLESLLLANCGLTETSCDCLVSALKSYTSHLRYLDLSRNNLQDSGVKLLSAGLESPHCRLETLRLSDCSLSEISCSSVASALKSNPSHLRHLDLSLNNLQDSGVKLLSAGLESPHCKLESLTIHHCELPDSCCSYLASALKSNPSHLRELDLSYNKLQDSGVKLLSAGLESPQCRLETLRLICCLLTDESCRSLASALKSNPSHLRKLDLSLNKLQNSGVNFLSAGLKSPHCGLEILRLKDCQITDEGCVSLASTLKSNPSHLRELDLSLNNLQDLRLKLLRDLVETMRFK
- the LOC113137741 gene encoding NACHT, LRR and PYD domains-containing protein 12-like isoform X2, with protein sequence MSVCGDEKEDRPGSPGSICLSMKSDWSKDRSPDFTNKPRSLDTKQRPDSPGSTCLSMKSDWSKARCPDFSNGPGHAAKRLDRMGSHVSEEQQLLSALCQDVLKDPVSTSCGHWFCRRCITSYWHQSGSPGDCPCFQFGEQSTTMDSGLQVILDQHKTSLKRRCEHVTEGTDPTGSETLLNRIYTDLYITEGLSEEVNTQHEVRQLETTYKMNTFHDTPIKSHKIFKSSPDQQRPIRVVLTNGVAGVGKTFSVQKFTLDWADTSENQDVSLLVLLSFRELNLIKDEQISLLRLLHVFHPTLQKVTAEQLALCKVLFIFDGLDESRLSLDFKNRKVVSDVTQEASVNELLTNLIQGNLLPSALVWITSRPAAANQIPPTCVDRMTEVRGFTDAQKDEYFRRRSSDEELSSRMLSHIKASRSLHIMCQIPVFCWITATVLEHMLTTEQRRELPRTLTDLYSHFLLVQTNRKKHKYHEGHETSPQELTEADREVLLKLGRLASEHLEKRNIMFYQEDLEQCGLDVTKASVYSGICTEIFKRERVIIQKSVYCFVHLSVQEFMAAVYMVHCYTNRKKDILEKFLEYWENIEDEPFIDYDEDDDREDDHYPSLDDFLYKAMEKSLESKTGHLDLFVRFLHGLCLESNQRLLGGLLGQTENSPETIQRVINNLKEKEAKFISPDRSINIFHCLMELNDHSVHQEIQEFLKSENRSEKRLSQIQCSAVAYMLQMSDEVLDDLDLDKYNTTWMGRLRLIPAVRNCRKAVLGECLLSETHHEAVASALKSNPSHLTELDMTGSKSQDSGVKLLSDALQSPHCRLESLLLANCGLTETSCDCLVSALKSYTSHLRYLDLSRNNLQDSGVKLLSAGLESPHCRLETLRLSDCSLSEISCSSVASALKSNPSHLRHLDLSLNNLQDSGVKLLSAGLESPHCKLESLTIHHCELPDSCCSYLASALKSNPSHLRELDLSYNKLQDSGVKLLSAGLESPQCRLETLRLICCLLTDESCRSLASALKSNPSHLRKLDLSLNKLQNSGVNFLSAGLKSPHCGLEILRLKDCQITDEGCVSLASTLKSNPSHLRELDLSLNNLQDLRLKLLRDLVETMRFK
- the LOC113137741 gene encoding protein NLRC3-like isoform X4 — its product is MSVCGDEKEDRPGSPGSICLSMKSDWSKDRSPDFTNKPRSLDTKQRPDSPGSTCLSMKSDWSKARCPDFSNGPGHAAKRLHKAGLYQASQREHHCLIWDRMGSHVSEEQQLLSALCQDVLKDPVSTSCGHWFCRRCITSYWHQSGSPGDCPCFQFGEQSTTMDSGLQVILDQHKTSLKRRCEHVTEGTDPTGSETLLNRIYTDLYITEGLSEEVNTQHEVRQLETTYKMNTFHDTPIKSHKIFKSSPDQQRPIRVVLTNGVAGVGKTFSVQKFTLDWADTSENQDVSLLVLLSFRELNLIKDEQISLLRLLHVFHPTLQKVTAEQLALCKVLFIFDGLDESRLSLDFKNRKVVSDVTQEASVNELLTNLIQGNLLPSALVWITSRPAAANQIPPTCVDRMTEVRGFTDAQKDEYFRRRSSDEELSSRMLSHIKASRSLHIMCQIPVFCWITATVLEHMLTTEQRRELPRTLTDLYSHFLLVQTNRKKHKYHEGHETSPQELTEADREVLLKLGRLASEHLEKRNIMFYQEDLEQCGLDVTKASVYSGICTEIFKRERVIIQKSVYCFVHLSVQEFMAAVYMVHCYTNRKKDILEKFLEYWENIEDEPFIDYDEDDDREDDHYPSLDDFLYKAMEKSLESKTGHLDLFVRFLHGLCLESNQRLLGGLLGQTENSPETIQRVINNLKEKEAKFISPDRSINIFHCLMELNDHSVHQEIQEFLKSENRSEKRLSQIQCSAVAYMLQMSDEVLDDLDLDKYNTTWMGRLRLIPAVRNCRKAVLGECLLSETHHEAVASALKSNPSHLTELDMTGSKSQDSGVKLLSDALQSPHCRLESLLLANCGLTETSCDCLVSALKSYTSHLRYLDLSRNNLQDSGVKLLSAGLESPHCRLETLRLSDCSLSEISCSSVASALKSNPSHLRHLDLSLNNLQDSGVKLLSAGLESPHCKLESLTIHHCELPDSCCSYLASALKSNPSHLRELDLSYNKLQDSGVKLLSAGLESPQCRLETLR
- the LOC113137741 gene encoding NACHT, LRR and PYD domains-containing protein 12-like isoform X3 — protein: MSVCGDEKEDRPGSPGSICLSMKSDWSKDRSPDFTNKPRSLDTKQRPDSPGSTCLSMKSDWSKARCPDFSNGPGHAAKRLHKAGLYQASQREHHCLIWDRMGSHVSEEQQLLSALCQDVLKDPVSTSCGHWFCRRCITSYWHQSGSPGDCPCFQFGEQSTTMDSGLQVILDQHKTSLKRRCEHVTEGTDPTGSETLLNRIYTDLYITEGLSEEVNTQHEVRQLETTYKMNTFHDTPIKSHKIFKSSPDQQRPIRVVLTNGVAGVGKTFSVQKFTLDWADTSENQDVSLLVLLSFRELNLIKDEQISLLRLLHVFHPTLQKVTAEQLALCKVLFIFDGLDESRLSLDFKNRKVVSDVTQEASVNELLTNLIQGNLLPSALVWITSRPAAANQIPPTCVDRMTEVRGFTDAQKDEYFRRRSSDEELSSRMLSHIKASRSLHIMCQIPVFCWITATVLEHMLTTEQRRELPRTLTDLYSHFLLVQTNRKKHKYHEGHETSPQELTEADREVLLKLGRLASEHLEKRNIMFYQEDLEQCGLDVTKASVYSGICTEIFKRERVIIQKSVYCFVHLSVQEFMAAVYMVHCYTNRKKDILEKFLEYWENIEDEPFIDYDEDDDREDDHYPSLDDFLYKAMEKSLESKTGHLDLFVRFLHGLCLESNQRLLGGLLGQTENSPETIQRVINNLKEKEAKFISPDRSINIFHCLMELNDHSVHQEIQEFLKSENRSEKRLSQIQCSAVAYMLQMSDEVLDDLDLDKYNTTWMGRLRLIPAVRNCRKAVLGECLLSETHHEAVASALKSNPSHLTELDMTGSKSQDSGVKLLSDALQSPHCRLESLLLANCGLTETSCDCLVSALKSYTSHLRYLDLSRNNLQDSGVKLLSAGLESPHCRLETLRIHHCELPDSCCSYLASALKSNPSHLRELDLSYNKLQDSGVKLLSAGLESPQCRLETLRLICCLLTDESCRSLASALKSNPSHLRKLDLSLNKLQNSGVNFLSAGLKSPHCGLEILRLKDCQITDEGCVSLASTLKSNPSHLRELDLSLNNLQDLRLKLLRDLVETMRFK